In Xiphophorus maculatus strain JP 163 A chromosome 15, X_maculatus-5.0-male, whole genome shotgun sequence, the following are encoded in one genomic region:
- the nus1 gene encoding dehydrodolichyl diphosphate synthase complex subunit NUS1, with protein sequence MALLYGLIWRLLLALVRIKRATVSWLRVRLRTWKGRFWQRTMAALLLPVPVSEFKQKKAGADQSSDGDRDGKGAGSRRSRWLSDGISLEKLPVHIGLVVAEEELSYTDIANMVVWCMAVGVSYVSVYDHHGIFQKNNSWLQEEIVRQQHNLLGGDDSTFNMELLKNGTDKPQHFVVSCRPVVKVLSPEDGKHSIVQAARKLCHSVEKKEWSSKDISVSMLDVLLRESKNIPDPELVVKFGPVNSTLGFLPWHIRLTEFVSLPSHKNVSYEDLFGSLQRYSACHQRLGQ encoded by the exons ATGGCGTTGCTTTACGGCCTTATTTGGCGCCTTCTTTTAGCATTAGTTCGCATCAAAAGGGCGACAGTTTCCTGGCTCCGAGTCCGTCTTCGAACATGGAAAGGCCGTTTCTGGCAGCGGACAATGGCTGCGCTGCTCCTGCCGGTTCCTGTGTCTGAGTTCAAGCAGAAGAAGGCCGGTGCTGACCAGAGTTCTGACGGTGACCGTGATGGCAAAGGCGCTGGAAGCCGTCGGTCACGTTGGCTATCTGACGGGATTTCGCTGGAGAAACTACCGGTCCACATCGGCCTTGTAGTGGCCGAGGAGGAGCTCAGCTACACGGACATCGCCAACATGGTGGTCTGGTGTATGGCTGTCGGTGTTTCCTACGTCAGCGTCTACGATCATCACG GTATTTTCCAGAAGAACAACTCTTGGCTTCAGGAGGAGATAGTGAGGCAACAGCACAACCTGTTGGGTGGAGATGACTCTACATTCAATATGGAGTTACTGAAAAACGGCACAGACAAACCCCAACACTTTG TTGTGTCCTGTAGACCCGTAGTGAAGGTTCTGTCTCCAGAGGATGGAAAGCACAGTATTGTCCAGGCAGCAAGAAAACTTTGTCACTCTGTAGAGAAGAAGGAATGGAGCTCTAAAGACATCAGCGTCTCCATGTTGGACGTACTTCTCAGAG aatcaAAAAATATCCCAGACCCTGAGTTGGTGGTGAAGTTTGGTCCTGTGAACAGCACACTGGGTTTCCTCCCTTGGCACATCAGACTCACAGAGTTTGT CTCCCTGCCCTCCCACAAAAACGTTTCGTATGAAGACCTGTTTGGCTCCCTGCAGCGTTATAGTGCCTGTCACCAGCGGCTCGGACAATGA
- the serinc1 gene encoding serine incorporator 1, with amino-acid sequence MGAVLGLCSMASWIPCLCGSAPCLLCRCCPGGNNSTMTRLIYACFLLLGVAVAGIMLMPGMEGQLKKIPGFCEGGIGSSLPVIEGKVNCDVLVGYKAVYRVCFGMAMFFLLFSLLMIKVKSSQDPRAALHNGFWFFKFVAALGITVGSFFISEGPFTTVWFYIGMAGAFCFILIQLVLLIDFAHSWNESWVEKMEEGNSRCWYAALLSVTALNYVLSLVSLVLFYVYYTHSDGCTENKVFISINLLLCVTASVMSVLPQIQESQPRSGLLQSSLVTLYTMYLTWSAMTNEPDRDCNPSLLGMIGLNSTSPKGQDHVVTWWDAQGIVGLILFLMCVLYSSIRNSSNAQVNKLTLTTDESALIEDGPQTDSFEEGSGLNRAVDNEKDGVTYSYSFFHFMLFLASLYIMMTLTNWYSPDSNYETMTSRWPSVWVKISSSWICIGLYVWTLVAPLVLVNRDFD; translated from the exons ATGGGAGCCGTTCTGGGACTCTGTTCCATGGCTAGCTGG ATCCCCTGCCTTTGCGGCAGCGCCCCCTGTCTGTTGTGTCGATGCTGTCCAGGTGGAAATAACTCGACCATGACTCGCCTCATCTACGCCTGCTTCTTGTTGCTGGGAGTGGCTGTTGCCGGCATCATGTTGATGCCTGGCATGGAGGGCCAGCTCAAAAAG ATTCCAGGATTCTGTGAAGGAGGGATTGGTTCATCTTTACCTGTTATAGAGGGCAAAGTGAACTGTGACGTTCTGGTTGGCTACAAGGCTGTGTATCGGGTTTGCTTTGGAATGGCCATGTTCTTCTTACTGTTCTCTTTGCTTATGATCAAAGTAAAGAGCAGCCAAGACCCCCGAGCAGCACTTCATAatgg ATTTTGGTTCTTCAAGTTTGTCGCAGCTCTTGGCATCACTGTTGGTTCGTTTTTTATCTCAGAGGGACCTTTCACTACTG tgTGGTTCTACATCGGGATGGCAGGAGCTTTTTGTTTCATCCTCATCCAGCTGGTTTTACTCATTGACTTTGCTCATTCCTGGAACGAGTCCTGGGTGGAGAAGATGGAAGAGGGAAACTCTCGCTGTTGGTATGCAG CTCTACTTTCAGTCACTGCCCTGAACTACGTTCTGTCCCTGGTCTCTTTGGTTCTGTTCTATGTCTACTACACCCATTCTGATGGCTGCACTGAAAATAAGGTCTTCATTAGCATCAACTTGCTGCTGTGCGTCACAGCCTCCGTCATGTCTGTTCTACCACAGATTCAG GAGTCCCAGCCCAGGTCTGGCCTGCTGCAATCCTCCCTGGTCACACTGTACACCATGTACCTGACCTGGTCTGCAATGACCAATGAGCCTG acAGAGATTGTAACCCCAGCCTTCTGGGTATGATTGGGCTTAATAGCACCAGCCCTAAAGGTCAGGACCATGTGGTTACATGGTGGGATGCTCAAGGAATTGTGGGATTGATTCTTTTCCTCATGTGTGTCCTGTACTCCAG TATTCGCAATTCTTCAAATGCCCAGGTGAACAAGTTGACTCTGACCACTGATGAGTCTGCTCTGATCGAGGACGGACCCCAGACAGACAGCTTTGAGGAGGGCAGTGGCCTTAACAGAGCTGTGGACAATGAGAAAGATGGGGTCACCTATTCTTACTCCTTTTTCCACTTCATGCTGTTCCTAGCGTCACTCTACATCATGATGACGCTCACCAACTGGTACAG CCCTGACTCCAATTATGAGACCATGACCAGCAGGTGGCCGTCTGTGTGGGTGAAGATCTCCTCCAGCTGGATCTGCATTGGCCTTTATGTGTGGACTCTGGTGGCTCCACTGGTCCTGGTCAACAGAGACTTTGactaa